In one Streptomyces marincola genomic region, the following are encoded:
- a CDS encoding tetratricopeptide repeat protein, giving the protein MSDATPETHVIAYRAAEHLLDARDPRGALKLLDPLITAHPENTAARLLRARAFFLAAQLRSAELEFQLVLEREPDNAFAHFALARTLERAGRDGEALRHFRLAAALDPRPDFVAAARFERAP; this is encoded by the coding sequence GTGTCCGACGCCACTCCGGAGACCCACGTCATCGCCTACCGGGCGGCGGAGCACCTGCTCGACGCCCGTGACCCGCGCGGCGCCCTGAAACTGCTCGACCCGCTGATCACGGCCCACCCGGAGAACACCGCGGCCCGGCTGCTGCGCGCCCGCGCGTTCTTCCTCGCCGCGCAGCTGCGCTCGGCGGAGCTGGAGTTCCAGCTCGTGCTCGAACGCGAGCCCGACAACGCCTTCGCCCACTTCGCGCTGGCCCGCACGCTTGAGCGGGCCGGCCGGGACGGGGAGGCACTGCGCCACTTCCGGCTCGCGGCGGCCCTCGACCCGCGCCCCGACTTCGTGGCCGCGGCCCGGTTCGAACGCGCCCCCTGA